Within the Thermanaeromonas toyohensis ToBE genome, the region ATACTATAGTCTCCGCACGAGACTTCCGGGACTTTTACTTTGTGGATGCCAACTTTTTTGGCCCGGGTAAGAGGGGCCAGGAGAGGGCCAGGCGGTTGGCTTCCTTACTAAAAGGCCGGGGCATCCGTTTTGGAATCGAGGCCCGGGTAAACGATATTTATGATGAGGTGATCGGGGAGCTGGTGGAGGCGGGGCTCTATCAAATTTTTCTTGGCCTTGAAAGCGGGAGCGAGAGATCTTTAAAGCGGATGAATAAGATGACCACAGTGGAACAGAATGAGAGGGCTTTAAGTATCTTAAGAAAATATGGGTTAGAGCCTAATTTGGGGTTTATAATGTTTGAGCCAGATGCTACTCTGGAAGATGTCCGGGATAATTTTAACTTCCTTAAGAGAAACGGGCTGCTAAAAGACCTGGCTATAACGGCCAATGTTCTTTATCATTATCAGATTATTTTAAAGGGGACTCCGGCCTATCATAAACTCTACCGGGAAGGACGCCTGAAAATCTCCCCTTCTTCCTCCTACGAAGGCAAGGCCCTTTTCGTCGATCCTCGGGTGGCAGCTTTAGCTAAGCTTATGCAGCGCCTGACTAATTTTCTTTTCCTGCGTATGGAGGGCATCTGGAGCGGAAAGGTAAAGGAACCCCCGGATGCTCAAGGGAAATATGCTAAACTAAACCATTTGCTGGTAAATGTATTTGAGGGGGCTTTAAGTACCTTGGAGAAGGGGCCTGGAATAGGCCAGGAGGAATTAGATACCTTAGCGGAGAAAAAA harbors:
- a CDS encoding B12-binding domain-containing radical SAM protein, with protein sequence MSDVKMKIMLLEHPRSISRERLNDVANTPLSSCLLTGYIAAVLKAKGYEVEIVEGYLEGLSYDQIEERLEVLRPDILGVHMVYQWRKEQELFDFLEKVKKEGPAPYITAYGFYPTLALEEILSTSWAIDSVILGEPELTFGELAEALSCGIFPRDLPGLAVREGDSVRFLWRDPLDDLDLLPFPLRTEAMFRLPQVNIQGSRGCYGRCTFCYINPFYGPNSRWRGRSPENIVAEIDTIVSARDFRDFYFVDANFFGPGKRGQERARRLASLLKGRGIRFGIEARVNDIYDEVIGELVEAGLYQIFLGLESGSERSLKRMNKMTTVEQNERALSILRKYGLEPNLGFIMFEPDATLEDVRDNFNFLKRNGLLKDLAITANVLYHYQIILKGTPAYHKLYREGRLKISPSSSYEGKALFVDPRVAALAKLMQRLTNFLFLRMEGIWSGKVKEPPDAQGKYAKLNHLLVNVFEGALSTLEKGPGIGQEELDTLAEKKQKEIEKITRLLYRPVEV